GAACTTCACCCAAAACCGCTCGCCCTTGTCATTGAACAGACTGAACGTGTGACAGCCGTAACCATTCATGTGCCGAAAGCTTTTCGGGATGCCGCGGTCCGAGAAGAGGATGGTCACCTGGTGCACCGACTCCGGTGACAGCGCCCAGAAATCCCAGGCGGCGGTGGCGCTGCGGAGATTGGTCTTAGGATCGCGCTTCTGGGTATGGATAAAGTCCGGGAACTTGTAGGGATCGCGGATGAAGAATACCGGAGTGTTGTTTCCCACCAGATCCCAGTTTCCCTCCTCGGTGTAGAATTTCAGTGCGAACCCCCGGACGTCGCGCTCGGCATCGGCCGCCCCACGCTCTCCGGCCACCGTAGAGAACCGCTGAAAATACTCTGTTTTGACGCCGGGCTTGAAGACGGCGGCCTTGGTGTATTTGGTGATGTCGCCGGTTATGGTCAAGGTGCCATAGGCGCCCGAACCCTTGGCGTGAACCACCCGTTCCGGAATGCGCTCCCGGTTGAAGTGGGCGTGTTTCTCGAACAGTTGCCAGTCCTGCACCAGCAGCGGGCCGCGCGGTCCAGCGGTCAACGAGTTTTGATTATCGCTGACAGATATCCCGGCGTCGGTGGTAAGTTTTTTCTTCATTGGCCCCTCCTTGACTGTTTTGTTTGATGGTACTAACTTTTTTACCCCGGAATGTCTTTGCCCCATTAGAAATAAGCCGTATTAGTACGGTATCACTATATTATCAATTTGTCAAGTATCGCCTGAAAATATAGACGTTGTTCGGTACTTCAAGAATATGCCGACGGTTAAAAATGAGTTCCGGGTTGGATGTAGCACCGATGCTTATATTAACCGAGATACGCGATTCGCGGTTTATGTGGATCTCCGGTGAAATAATTTCCACCCTACCCGACTATAAGGGAAGGGCTGAAGCATGCTTCAGCCCTCACTTTGGATCTCCCGGACCTATTCGCCCTCCAGGGCCCGCAGGATCTTATCCAGCTTGATATTTATCTTATCCAGTTCCTTTTGCACCTGGTCTCCGCCGCCCGGGCTGGAATGCTCCCGGGGGGCGAACCGGTCGGGTCTGGAAAACCGTGGGCGCTCGGGCCGGTCAAAGCGCCGGGGTGCTTCCGAGCCCTCCATTTTCCTGAAGCAGTCACGGCAGTAGATGGGCTTGCCTCCGGTGGGCTTGAAGGGGACCTCGCAGCTTGTCCCGCAGCTGTCGCAGGTTGCCGGGTGCATCTGCTTGTCAAAGCTGCCCTTGCCGAAATCATTCCCCCCGCGGGGGCCGAACTTTTTGGGGCCCCGGCTAGGAGGCCTACCGGAACCCTTTTTTTCAAATTTGCTATCGCGCTCGAACTTTTTCATTTTTGCTTTCATTATTTATAATTTACTAAAGGTCAGGGCCATCAATACCGGCTGTTCCCTTTTAGTTAAGTATACACGGATTGGCCGTCAATTACAAGATGAAAGAAAGGGTTGCTGATATGTCCTTTATATCAGCTTTTTGCCAAAAGCACGCCTACAAAACCCCCAATTCTTTTATCTATTGACTTTTTAGGGATAATATTATAAAATACATATAAGTTCAGTTAGGATAATGACTGAACATCGTTCGTAAAAGGGGTACAGATCGCATAATACGGCGCTATCGTCTAGTGGCCTAGGACGGATGGTTCTCAGCCATCAAACCGGGGTTCGATTCCCCGTAGCGCTACCATATAAGGGATGCCTCTTGCGGCATCCCTTTATTATAAATAATGATTTTGCCGGCTATTTACATTTACAGTTTTCACCCTTATAATGATAAGGTAAGTTATTGGCTGGATTGTCACACATCCATAATAGATATATTTTAACCATAGATAAGGATAATATCATGAATACTTTCATAAGGCTGTTGGGAGACCGAGTTCGCAAACTGAGAAAGGCCCAAGGCCTTTCTCAGGAAAAATTGGGGGAGAAGGCCGGTTTTGATTACCGCTATATCGGTTTCATTGAGCAAGCCAGGGTCAATCCCACCATCAAGACCCTGGAGAAGGTTGCCAATGCCCTCAATGTATACCTTTGTGACCTCTGTCCCAGCCAGGAGGATCTCAACAAGAACAAGAAGGGCGTTCCTGCCCAGATCACCGAACGGGAAAAGATCCTGTCCAAGATCATGCGCCATTTGAACAAGATAGACAACAACAAGCTGAAGAACATAGAACGCATCATCAAGATCACCGTCGAGAACGATAATTAGTCAGCACGGCTTAACGAAAAAGACCGGCATTTTATGCCGGTCTTTTTTAATTATTAACGACGTATTTATAAGCCGTTTATTCATCTGATCCTGTTTCATTTTTCAAATTGAAAAACAGGGCGTCTCAAACGCCCTGTCAGTCCAGCTTCTCTTTTATCAACTCCAGAACATCCGGCATCTCGGCCTTGATGAGATCCAGGGTCTTTAAGTAATCCCCCAGGGTTCCCCCGATGGGATCGGGAACTCCGTCAGGAGATAGCAGATTCACTTCGTTTTCGGGAGCCAGTTTTTTAACGTCCTGGCGGTGTTTTTCCTCCAGGGCTATTATCAGATCCGACTGCCGGACCCTGTCTTTGGTGCAGGCCGAGGATTGGTGCTGGCTGATGTCAAAGCCGTTCTGGGCGGCCGCCTGCTGTGAGTTCCCCATGGCGGGCATTCCCGGCATGGCTCCGGTTCCGCATGACCTTACGACAACCCTATCCTTCCATATCTTGGGAAGGATATGCCTCAGGTACCCTTCGGCCATC
This genomic window from Candidatus Edwardsbacteria bacterium contains:
- a CDS encoding helix-turn-helix domain-containing protein; the encoded protein is MNTFIRLLGDRVRKLRKAQGLSQEKLGEKAGFDYRYIGFIEQARVNPTIKTLEKVANALNVYLCDLCPSQEDLNKNKKGVPAQITEREKILSKIMRHLNKIDNNKLKNIERIIKITVENDN